One genomic segment of Mytilus galloprovincialis chromosome 5, xbMytGall1.hap1.1, whole genome shotgun sequence includes these proteins:
- the LOC143075766 gene encoding uncharacterized protein LOC143075766 isoform X2 gives MTAVSTLRDDFGTETSNVSPCERSSTREFDDIGQTQLVPKEHDLYTFDLSTEIQDKPRVQGYLSHFFTFAGERITDRYAGEKIKQHSRVVKTSWTPKEDVQLGTIVRIKKSGKEVHVQWDKLEEKVNLHDLRLVDNIGEKSSRVVLISRTIIPSSTINGMQVGKNVNLRLLNNAPINKIKQGSRVVKKSWIPKEEMPRGTIVMMKTLRRDVFVQWDQIEESVNLHIIRLESNQHCTNREIEEGSRVVKIVLTSKEKSNVGTIVKVNITRQTARVRWDKQSEEKVQLYKLRLVGNYLTDKIEKGSRVVRKTQTTRDEIPFGTIVNINQSKNEVHVKWDKPEEKVNPLDLRLYDNSPSVKHTNVTCDECYTYPLRGIRWKCLHCDSYDLCTVCYMADEHNVSHIFSRIQSEDSKGKEMPARFDVKLTGYAFACGILEKSEVSLRKDNRKKGVVLVIIEDVIEVQWLTNHKRSRHNILELQCEDRTARQFYPDHLPILGKDTLGYLDVDFSHNNIAQKIQVNIRYRIEKEQTRSYKPVLYLIFANNQDTDISKDRCTLMDEAFEYSKRTKLPCHVIGKKILFLHGSPRVVCIHPTTNVHTIKVTVLIFEIANYLFLHTDVL, from the exons ATGACAGCAGTTTCTACTTTAAGAGATGATTTTGGAACGGAGACATCAAATGTTTCACCATGTGAAAGATCGAGTACTCGCGAGTTTGACGACATAGGGCAAACACAGCTAGTCCCAAAAGAACACGACCTCTATACATTCGACCTATCT ACAGAGATTCAAGACAAACCACGAGTCCAGGGCtatttatcacatttttttacttttgctgGTGAACGAATAACTGATCGCTATGCTGGAG AGAAAATCAAACAACACTCACGAGTTGTTAAAACATCATGGACACCGAAAGAAGACGTGCAGCTAGGCACAATAGTTAGGATAAAGAAATCAGGAAAAGAAGTCCATGTTCAATGGGACAAGCTTGAAGAAAAAGTTAACCTGCATGATCTACGCTTAGTTGACAATATAGGAG AGAAAAGTTCAAGAGTTGTTTTAATTTCACGGACAATCATACCCAGCAGTACAATAAACGGCATGCAGGTTGGAAAAAACGTTAACCTACGTTTATTGAACAATGCGCCAATAA ACAAAATAAAGCAAGGTTCAAGAGTAGTAAAAAAATCATGGATACCCAAAGAAGAAATGCCCAGAGGCACAATTGTTATGATGAAGACATTAAGAAGAGATGTGTTTGTACAATGGGATCAGATTGAAGAAAGTGTTAATCTTCATATTATTCGTTTAGAGTCTAATCAACATTGCACCAACAG AGAAATAGAAGAAGGTTCAAGAGTAGTTAAAATAGTATTGACATCTAAAGAAAAAAGTAATGTAGGTACAATAGTTAAGGTCAACATAACAAGACAAACAGCTCGTGTTCGGTGGGACAAGCAATCTGAAGAAAAGGTGCAGCTCTATAAACTACGTTTAGTTGGCAATTATCTAACAG ataaaaTAGAAAAAGGTTCTAGAGTAGTTAGGAAAACACAAACCACTCGAGATGAAATACCTTTCGGTACAATAGTCAACATAAACCAATCCAAAAACGAAGTTCACGTTAAATGGGACAAGCCTGAAGAAAAAGTTAACCCGCTTGACCTTCGCCTATATGACAATTCACCATCAG TGAAGCATACCAACGTAACATGTGATGAATGTTATACGTATCCTCTGCGTGGAATACGATGGAAATGTCTTCACTGCGACAGCTATGACCTTTGCACAGTCTGTTATATGGCTGATGAACACAATGTCAGCCATATCTTCAGTCGAATCCAAAGTGAGGATTCTAAAGG AAAAGAAATGCCAGCACGGTTTGATGTGAAATTGACAGGCTATGCATTTGCATGTGGCATTCTTGAGAAATCAGAAGTTTCGCTTCGGAAAGATAACAGAAAAAAAG GTGTAGTACTAGTAATTATCGAGGATGTTATTGAAGTACAATGGTTGACTAATCATAAAAGAAGTCGACACAATATTTTGGAACTACAATGCGAGGACAGAACAGCACGACAGTTTTATCCGGACCATCTCCCGATCCTTGGAAAAG atactcTTGGCTACCTTGACGTTGATTTCAGCCACAACAATATAGCTCAAAAG ATTCAGGTGAACATTCGGTATCGGATCGAAAAGGAACAGACACGATCATATAAACCTGTGTTGTACCTCATTTTTGCAAATAATCAAGACACCGATATCAGTAAGGACAGATGTACACTTATGGATGAAGCGTTTGAATATTCAA AAAGAACAAAATTACCATGCCATGTCATCGGGAAGAAGATTCTGTTTCTGCATGGTTCACCACGTGTTGTATGTATTCACCCCACCACTAATGTTCATACAATCAAGGTAACTGTACTTATTTTTGAAATAGCAAACTACTTGTTTTTACATACAGACGTTCTTTAA
- the LOC143075766 gene encoding uncharacterized protein LOC143075766 isoform X1, whose protein sequence is MTAVSTLRDDFGTETSNVSPCERSSTREFDDIGQTQLVPKEHDLYTFDLSTEIQDKPRVQGYLSHFFTFAGERITDRYAGEKIKQHSRVVKTSWTPKEDVQLGTIVRIKKSGKEVHVQWDKLEEKVNLHDLRLVDNIGEKSSRVVLISRTIIPSSTINGMQVGKNVNLRLLNNAPINKIKQGSRVVKKSWIPKEEMPRGTIVMMKTLRRDVFVQWDQIEESVNLHIIRLESNQHCTNREIEEGSRVVKIVLTSKEKSNVGTIVKVNITRQTARVRWDKQSEEKVQLYKLRLVGNYLTDKIEKGSRVVRKTQTTRDEIPFGTIVNINQSKNEVHVKWDKPEEKVNPLDLRLYDNSPSEVKHTNVTCDECYTYPLRGIRWKCLHCDSYDLCTVCYMADEHNVSHIFSRIQSEDSKGKEMPARFDVKLTGYAFACGILEKSEVSLRKDNRKKGVVLVIIEDVIEVQWLTNHKRSRHNILELQCEDRTARQFYPDHLPILGKDTLGYLDVDFSHNNIAQKIQVNIRYRIEKEQTRSYKPVLYLIFANNQDTDISKDRCTLMDEAFEYSKRTKLPCHVIGKKILFLHGSPRVVCIHPTTNVHTIKVTVLIFEIANYLFLHTDVL, encoded by the exons ATGACAGCAGTTTCTACTTTAAGAGATGATTTTGGAACGGAGACATCAAATGTTTCACCATGTGAAAGATCGAGTACTCGCGAGTTTGACGACATAGGGCAAACACAGCTAGTCCCAAAAGAACACGACCTCTATACATTCGACCTATCT ACAGAGATTCAAGACAAACCACGAGTCCAGGGCtatttatcacatttttttacttttgctgGTGAACGAATAACTGATCGCTATGCTGGAG AGAAAATCAAACAACACTCACGAGTTGTTAAAACATCATGGACACCGAAAGAAGACGTGCAGCTAGGCACAATAGTTAGGATAAAGAAATCAGGAAAAGAAGTCCATGTTCAATGGGACAAGCTTGAAGAAAAAGTTAACCTGCATGATCTACGCTTAGTTGACAATATAGGAG AGAAAAGTTCAAGAGTTGTTTTAATTTCACGGACAATCATACCCAGCAGTACAATAAACGGCATGCAGGTTGGAAAAAACGTTAACCTACGTTTATTGAACAATGCGCCAATAA ACAAAATAAAGCAAGGTTCAAGAGTAGTAAAAAAATCATGGATACCCAAAGAAGAAATGCCCAGAGGCACAATTGTTATGATGAAGACATTAAGAAGAGATGTGTTTGTACAATGGGATCAGATTGAAGAAAGTGTTAATCTTCATATTATTCGTTTAGAGTCTAATCAACATTGCACCAACAG AGAAATAGAAGAAGGTTCAAGAGTAGTTAAAATAGTATTGACATCTAAAGAAAAAAGTAATGTAGGTACAATAGTTAAGGTCAACATAACAAGACAAACAGCTCGTGTTCGGTGGGACAAGCAATCTGAAGAAAAGGTGCAGCTCTATAAACTACGTTTAGTTGGCAATTATCTAACAG ataaaaTAGAAAAAGGTTCTAGAGTAGTTAGGAAAACACAAACCACTCGAGATGAAATACCTTTCGGTACAATAGTCAACATAAACCAATCCAAAAACGAAGTTCACGTTAAATGGGACAAGCCTGAAGAAAAAGTTAACCCGCTTGACCTTCGCCTATATGACAATTCACCATCAG AAGTGAAGCATACCAACGTAACATGTGATGAATGTTATACGTATCCTCTGCGTGGAATACGATGGAAATGTCTTCACTGCGACAGCTATGACCTTTGCACAGTCTGTTATATGGCTGATGAACACAATGTCAGCCATATCTTCAGTCGAATCCAAAGTGAGGATTCTAAAGG AAAAGAAATGCCAGCACGGTTTGATGTGAAATTGACAGGCTATGCATTTGCATGTGGCATTCTTGAGAAATCAGAAGTTTCGCTTCGGAAAGATAACAGAAAAAAAG GTGTAGTACTAGTAATTATCGAGGATGTTATTGAAGTACAATGGTTGACTAATCATAAAAGAAGTCGACACAATATTTTGGAACTACAATGCGAGGACAGAACAGCACGACAGTTTTATCCGGACCATCTCCCGATCCTTGGAAAAG atactcTTGGCTACCTTGACGTTGATTTCAGCCACAACAATATAGCTCAAAAG ATTCAGGTGAACATTCGGTATCGGATCGAAAAGGAACAGACACGATCATATAAACCTGTGTTGTACCTCATTTTTGCAAATAATCAAGACACCGATATCAGTAAGGACAGATGTACACTTATGGATGAAGCGTTTGAATATTCAA AAAGAACAAAATTACCATGCCATGTCATCGGGAAGAAGATTCTGTTTCTGCATGGTTCACCACGTGTTGTATGTATTCACCCCACCACTAATGTTCATACAATCAAGGTAACTGTACTTATTTTTGAAATAGCAAACTACTTGTTTTTACATACAGACGTTCTTTAA